A region of Daphnia carinata strain CSIRO-1 chromosome 10, CSIRO_AGI_Dcar_HiC_V3, whole genome shotgun sequence DNA encodes the following proteins:
- the LOC130701495 gene encoding RNA helicase aquarius-like: MENKSRNNASTGKNNENKIPLTLDQINSDRVTQVASKYWAPQTSGNHMEFDANIVDQIYQQEIQGAKFMIRRIMMLEFSQYLENYLWPNYKPGRSSTYHVLSIIIMVNEKFRERVSAWQIFQKLPENFPSFFKQLMEMSLDEKGGLSFKERTIILIFFNHCFNSLEVELIRDQVQRLVSLSIWTCLPEGRREQELNSFPKLKKFWKVIQKKDAKENEESRAKIEFERRFLQRLMQKFLSLLATIPLEGDIDIEAVHYCERFLELLIDLEALLPTRRFFNVVMDDCHLVTRCHLSALNQRSEGKLFSQLLDMLKFYARFEINDQTGDPLTDHDMMQLHYDRITALQKAAFVKYSELRRFALTNVASINTREALTKHFESLSTTVLQDVAAYLKLLPPPDNSDKDEKDKQFLMELLISRHERRTSQLEALNEMPLYPTEDIIWNENIVPTEYFSGEGCLALPKLNLQFLTLHDYLLRNFNLFRLESTYEIRQDIEDSVFRMKPWKGEDGGVVFGGWARMAQPITAFSVVEVGKPNIGEKQPSRVRADVSVILDVRNDVKHEWENLRKHDACFLLTVRPPGPPGTHFNFREPFVPQVGLVYVRGCEVEGMLDHLGRIIEEGPDPRPKIPGGQRTFRVWLDCNQYKLDMDRVSQNGEDVYDSFNILMRRKPKENNFKAVLETIRDLMNTDCVVPAWLHDIILGYGDPGAAHYSKMPNQIPALDFNDTFLSYAHLKESFPDHEIRTNEEGGKAAENEGGQDGPTKLVPPFRLTFNLQGKDILVEPHVIPSRGPYPFNEPKKNAVRFTPTQIEAIRSGMQPGLTMVVGPPGTGKTDVAVQIISNIYHNFPEQRTLIVTHSNMALNQLFEKIMALDIDERHLLRMGHGEEELETEKDFSRYGRVNYVLAKRLELLDHVQRLQQSLGVAGDVAYTCETAGHFFRLHILARWEEYLASVRSDKSSEVAVEDVGRFFPFAKFFDDAPQPIFKGRSYVEDMEIADGCWRFIRKIFSQLEEFRAFELLRSGLDRSRYLLVREAKIIAMTCTHAALKRRELVELGFKYDNILMEEAAQILEIETFIPLLLQTPQDGFNRLKRWIMIGDHHQLPPVIKNMAFQKFSNMEQSLFTRVVRLGVPTIDLDAQGRARPSLCSLYQWRYKKLGNLEHVTNGPEHRVANAGFVYDFQLINVDDFQGVGESEPNPYFFQNLAEAEYVVAVFMYMRLLGYPAEKISILTTYNGQKHLIRDVVNTRCANNPLIGKPSKIDTVDKYQGQQNDYILLSLVRTRAVGHLRDVRRLVVATSRARLGLYVFARASLFANCFELTPAFRLLLQRPTDLRLLPDETYRTERLSAEEPDTDAVMVINDMPQMATFVYDLYRKKVEAIAKDPNAEKPWAKPIEPMQEDVKQPVAEESDSESSETEVEEVRIINEIEEEEEASGRETRQEPVKKQKKDEEEKEEEEDEKERETATVASTEEDQDSLRK; this comes from the exons atggAGAACAAAAGTCGAAATAATGCTTCTACGGGGaagaacaatgaaaataagATACCCTTAACACTTGATCAGATTAATTCTGATCGTGTTACACAG GTTGCTTCGAAATATTGGGCGCCACAAACCAGTGGAAATCACATGGAATTTGATGCTAATATTGTGGATCAAATATATCAGCAAGAGATTCAAGGTGCAAAATTCATGATTCGACGGATCATGATGCTAGAATTTAGCCAGTATCTCGAAAACTACTTGTGGCCAAACTACAAACCTGGCCGTTCCTCCACCTACCATGTATTGTCAATAATTATAATGGTTAATGAAAAATTCAGGGAGCGAGTATCAGCGTGGCAG ATCTTTCAAAAACTGCCAGAAAATTTTCCGAGCTTTTTCAAGCAGTTGATGGAAATGTCCCTAGATGAAAAGGGGGGACTGAGTTTTAAAGAGCGAACAATCATCCTCATCTTTTTTAACCACTGTTTCAATAGCCTTGAAGTTGAGTTGATTCGAGATCAAGTGCAGCGCTTGGTCTCATTGTCAATCTGGACTTGTTTACCAGAG GGAAGGCGAGAGCAAGAACTGAATAGTTTTCCTAAACTCAAAAAGTTTTGGAAAGTTATACAGAAAAAAGATGCCAAGGAGAATGAGGAATCGAGAGCTAAAATAGAATTTGAACGCAGATTTCTTCAGCGTCTGATGCAGAagttcctttctcttttagCCACCATTCCGTTAGAAG GAGACATTGACATCGAGGCAGTCCACTACTGTGAACGCTTCCTAGAACTTCTAATAGACTTAGAAGCATTATTACCCACTCGCCGCTTCTTCAATGTCGTAATGGACGATTGTCACCTGGTTACACGTTGCCACCTGTCAGCGTTAAATCAACGCTCAGAAGGAAAGCTCTTTTCACAG TTGTTGGATATGCTGAAATTCTATGCCCGTTTCGAAATCAACGATCAAACCGGCGATCCGTTGACAGACCACGACATGATGCAGCTCCATTATGATCGCATCACGGCACTGCAGAAGGCCGCCTTCGTCAAATACTCTGAATTGAGGCGGTTCGCTCTGACCAATGTGGCCAGCATCAATACGCGTGAAGCTCTAACGAAGCACTTCGAGAGCCTCAG TACGACGGTGTTGCAAGATGTGGCCGCTTACCTCAAGCTCCTGCCGCCGCCGGATAATTCGGACAAGGACGAAAAGGATAAACAATTTCTCATGGAACTCTTG atttCCCGTCACGAAAGACGCACTTCACAACTGGAGGCGTTGAACGAAATGCCGTTGTACCCGACGGAGGACATCATCTGGAACGAGAACATCGTGCCGACCGAGTACTTTTCAGGTGAAGGCTGTCTCGCCTTGCCCAAGCTCAATTTGCAATTCCTGACGCTACACGATTACCTGCTGCGGAACTTTAACCTGTTTCGACTCGAGTCGACCTATGAAATCCGACAAGACATTGAGGATTCTGTCTTCCGGATGAAACCCTGGAAGGGCGAGGATGGTGGTGTAGTGTTTGGCGGATGGGCCAGGATGGCTCAGCCCATAACTGCATTTTCCGTTGTCGAAGTGGGCAAACCAAACATTGGCGAGAAACAGCCTTCGCGTGTGCGAGCCGATGTATCAGTCATCCTCGACGTTCGCAACGATGTCAAGCATGAGTGGGAAAACTTGCGTAAACATGACGCATGCTTTCTTCTCACCGTTCGCCCACCTGGCCCACCCGGAACTCACTTTAATTTCAG AGAGCCATTTGTACCCCAAGTGGGTTTGGTCTACGTCCGAGGTTGTGAGGTAGAGGGCATGCTGGACCACCTTGGAAGAATTATCGAAGAAGGGCCTGATCCCAGGCCGAAAATTCCGGGTGGACAGAGAACTTTCCGCGTTTG GTTGGATTGCAATCAGTACAAATTAGATATGGATCGCGTTTCGCAAAATGGAGAAGACGTTTACGACTCGTTCAATATCCTTATGCGACGCAAACCAAAGGAGAACAACTTTAAGGCTGTTTTGGAAACGATCCGAGACTTAATGAACACTGACTGCGTTGTCCCTGCGTGGCTCCATGACATCATTCTGGGTTACGGCGATCCAGGAGCAGCTCATTACTCTAAAATGCCTAATCAGATTCCAGCCTTGGATTTCAACGATACGTTCTTGAGTTATGCTCACTTGAAGGAAAGCTTCCCCGACCACGAAATCCGCACTAATGAAGAAGGCGGAAAAGCGGCAGAAAATGAAGGGGGACAAGACGGGCCGACGAAATTGGTCCCACCGTTCCGGTTAACTTTCAATCTACAAGGAAAAGATATTTTAGTTGAACCCCACGTTATACCCAGCCGTGGCCCTTACCCTTTCAACGAGCCTAAGAAGAATGCCGTCCGTTTTACGCCGACGCAAATTGAAGCCATCCGCTCGGGCATGCAGCCCGGCTTGACAATGGTGGTCGGACCTCCTGGTACGGGTAAAACTGATGTCGCCGTCCAGATTATCTCCAACATCTACCATAACTTCCCCGAGCAGCGGACGCTAATCGTCACTCATTCCAACATGGCACTCAACCAACTGTTTGAGAAAATTATGGCGCTAGACATCGACGAGCGCCATTTGCTCCGTATGGGTCACGGTGAGGAGGAACTGGAAACGGAGAAGGACTTTAGCCGATACGGTCGTGTCAATTACGTGTTGGCCAAGCGTTTAGAGCTTCTGGATCATGTTCAGCGATTGCAGCAATCCCTGGGAGTCGCCGGTGATGTGGCCTACACATGCGAGACAGCTGGCCACTTTTTCCGTCTGCACATTCTGGCCCGGTGGGAGGAATACCTCGCTAGCGTCAGAAGTGACAAGAGCAGCGAAGTGGCCGTCGAGGATGTCGGCCGCTTTTTCCCGTTTGCCAAGTTCTTCGACGATGCGCCGCAGCCCATTTTCAAGGGCCGCAGTTACGTCGAGGATATGGAAATCGCCGATGGCTGCTGGCGATTCATTCGCAAGATTTTCAGTCAATTGGAAGAGTTCCGCGCTTTTGAGCTATTGCGAAGCGGACTTGATCGATCGCGGTACCTGCTGGTCCGCGAGGCCAAAATCATAGCCATGACCTGTACGCATGCGGCCCTCAAGCGCAGAGAGTTAGTCGAATTGGGCTTCAAG TACGATAACATCTTGATGGAAGAAGCTGCCCAGATCCTGGAGATTGAGACCTTCATTCCGCTATTGCTGCAGACGCCACAGGACGGATTCAACCGGCTCAAGCGCTGGATCATGATTGGCGATCACCACCAGCTTCCACCCGTCATCAAGAACATGGCGTTCCAAAAGTTTTCGAATATGGAACAGTCGCTTTTCACGCGCGTCGTACGTCTCGGCGTGCCCACCATCGATCTCGACGCTCAGGGACGTGCCAGGCCGAGTCTCTGCTCGCTCTATCAGTGGCGTTACAAGAAGCTGGGCAATCTCGAGCATGTTACGAACGGGCCCGAGCATCGCGTGGCCAACGCCGGATTCGTTTACGATTTCCAATTGATCAACGTCGACGACTTCCAGGGCGTCGGAGAATCCGAGCCCAATCCTTACTTTTTCCAGAATTTGGCCGAGGCCGAGTATGTCGTGGCCGTCTTTATGTACATGAGATTGCTCGGCTATCCGGCCGAGAAGATATCCATCTTGACCACGTACAATGGACAGAAACATCTGATCCGCGATGTGGTCAACACTCGTTGCGCCAACAACCCGCTCATCGGCAAGCCCAGCAAGATTGATACCGTTGACAAGTACCAG GGTCAACAAAACGATTACATTCTACTGTCGCTCGTGCGTACCAGAGCGGTCGGTCATTTACGTGACGTCCGACGTCTGGTGGTGGCCACGTCGCGTGCCCGTCTTGGCCTCTACGTCTTTGCCAGAGCCTCGTTGTTCGCCAACTGTTTCGAACTGACGCCAGCCTTCCGGTTGCTCCTGCAACGACCTACTGACCTGCGACTGCTGCCGGACGAGACCTACCGGACAGAGAGGCTCTCTGCTGAAGAGCCGGATACGGATGCAGTTATGGTCATCAACGATATGCCACAGATGGCCACGTTTGTCTACGACTTGTACCGCAAAAAAGTCGAGGCCATCGCCAAGGACCCCAAT GCGGAGAAGCCGTGGGCTAAGCCGATCGAGCCCATGCAGGAGGATGTGAAGCAGCCGGTAGCGGAGGAATCGGATTCCGAGTCGTCGGAAACGGAAGTGGAAGAGGTCAGGATCATCaatgaaattgaagaagaagaagaagcctcTGGGCGAGAAACGAGACAGGAACCTgtcaaaaagcaaaagaaggacgaagaagaaaaagaagaagaagaagatgaaaaggaaagagagacGGCAACGGTGGCCTCCACTGAGGAGGATCAAGACTCTTTAAGGAAATGA
- the LOC130701509 gene encoding probable G-protein coupled receptor Mth-like 5: protein MSEWMATQLLLLIIQLASSTALENLESEGPVVGSSSHWIHVQKCCPEAHMMVEVASKTTATTHGTGSKFECQLQNDTAFRWAPDFLDDQNTLRAFEGSLDEESVDSDFNITKFCIPNGPCISAIVGKPQCGPFRAWPIFTYAGFQEDLQLRPFGVLRHVVDKLAQVPRHHEYALDQYCVDGVKLLGSVSHYGHGLPDGAENTSWAPLSPPSDGPVYYALICEPGPLDESDFFEMFVRVFYPIGLGVGLLVLLTLTGIHLVLKELRDLSGCMLISLVVSMIVTLTSNLILSAADSRPSPYLNLLFLESVVHGSDVAVHFWLSAIGHRAWTAVRFPRKEAMRPEGKRYVFYSLYSWGSAVCVTGLAVLVHFFMEDLSQGTTSPHSFFTWYRIGWLGLALFCSTNVFLFLVNIYVYFNTRSTLSNQTAYGRTFHRTKGYFRAFTRLFLIVETVWIIQTFSWLQYPILVGLRILADITLPFLIFWAALKGRRVMHLLKIRLQMSQCWLCRRCFPPKTRDRGHYYGEEMMALGTPI, encoded by the exons ATGTCCGAGTGGATGGCCACACAATTGCTTTTGCTGATCATTCAGTTGGCGTCATCAACAGCCTTAGAGAACCTGGAAAGTGAAGGACCTGTTGTGGGAAGTAGCAGTCACTGGATCCATGTCCAGAAATGCTGTCCAGAAGCCCACATGATGGTGGAAGTGGCCAGCAAAACGACGGCCACCACCCACGGCACTGGCTCCAAGTTTGAATGTCAGTTGCAAAATGACACGGCCTTCCGGTGGGCGCCCGACTTCCTTGACGACCAGAACACGTTGCGAGCATTCGAAGGAAGTCTCGACGAAGAGAGTGTCGACTCTGATTTTAACATCACGAAATTTTGCATACCAAACGGGCCTTGCATCTCTGCCATCGTGGGTAAACCACAATGTGGACCG tTTCGAGCATGGCCCATCTTTACGTACGCCGGTTTTCAAGAAGATTTACAGTTACGTCCATTCGGTGTCCTACGTCATGTGGTGGACAAGTTGGCTCAAGTTCCTCGTCACCACGAATATGCGCTGGATCAGTATTGCGTGGATGGCGTTAAACTCTTGGGCTCCGTATCACATTACGGACATGGATTGCCTGACGGTGCCGAGAACACGAGCTGGGCACCGTTGTCTCCTCCATCCGATGGTCCTGTTTATTACGCTCTCATCTGCGAGCCAGGCCCGCTGGATGAGAGCGattttttcgaaatgtttGTGCGAGTCTTTTACCCCATCGGCTTAGGGGTCGGTCTTCTTGTATTGCTCACCCTAACTGGAATTCATCTCGTTCTCAAAGAGTTGCGTGATCTGAGCGGGTGCATGCTCATTAGCCTCGTCGTTTCAATGATCGTCACTCTGACCAGCAATTTAATTCTTTCAGCTGCCGATTCTCGACCTAGTCCGTATCTCAATTTACTGTTCTTAGAGTCGGTAGTTCATGGCTCAGATGTGGCTGTACATTTTTGGCTTAGTGCCATCGGACACAGAGCCTGGACGGCTGTTCG ATTTCCGAGGAAGGAAGCCATGCGACCGGAAGGAAAACGATACGTCTTCTATTCACTTTATTCATGGGGATCAGCTGTTTGTGTGACAGGTTTGGCAGTATTGGTTCACTTTTTCATGGAAGACCTGTCACAAGGAACAACTTCGCCGCACAGTTTCTTCACTTGGTATAGAATCG GTTGGCTGGGATTGGCCCTATTCTGCTCAActaacgtttttcttttcctcgtcAACATTTACGTGTACTTTAACACCCGATCTACGCTCAGTAACCAAACGGCATATGGGCGCACGTTCCATCGCACCAAGGGATA CTTTCGGGCATTCACCCGCCTTTTTCTCATCGTGGAAACTGTCTGGATAATTCAAACGTTTTCTTGGTTACAATATCCTATTTTGGTCGGCCTACGGATATTGGCCGACATCACACTGCCTTTCCTCATTTTCTGGGCCGCActcaaa GGACGCCGCGTGATGCACTTGCTGAAAATACGCCTGCAAATGTCGCAGTGCTGGCTTTGTCGTCGCTGCTTCCCTCCAAAAACACGGGATCGAGGGCATTACTACGGTGAAGAAATGATGGCCCTCGGGACCCCTATCTAG
- the LOC130701513 gene encoding DNA-dependent metalloprotease dvc-1-like: MNIISKQQNGMYPNSIVDEEWEYLDPTPDIHVLFLEFDDRFFGGKLKSVVVKWSPRMTVCAGLCRYEGRRSGHCSISLSVPLLKLRPRKDLVETLLHEMIHAFLFLTNNNRDRDGHGPEFQYHMHRINQESGTKITIYHSFHDEVKLYKQHWWKCNGPCQHRPPFHGLVKRSMNRAPGPNDIWWAQHQATCGGSYVKIKEPEGYGVKKKKKIDENKAGPDSKKQKMEMPSGSRDIRGFLASPTSGPSTNKALAAAANVANPLPKLQSNTTKGKSTTGFSGKKASPAKGKPISGYFGTPSNPSKGKTVTGFVGMVKNKGSSTVTITSASSGSAKTVKPEDARPTQGGIVSKPTSLSSFIPFTGQGNLLGGCPQKISIPSTSGAKQSTSSITKETAKVVEIVLDDSHNDDSPEEKQVPCPICQSFVALSQINTHLDSCLK; the protein is encoded by the exons ATGAATATTATTAGCAAACAGCAAAATGGAATGTATCCGAATTCTATCGTGGACGAAGAGTGGGAATATTTGGATCCAACTCCTGACATTCACGTCTTATTCCTCGAGTTTGATGACCGTTTCTTTGGTGGCAAACTGAAAAGTGTGGTTGTAAAATGGAGCCCAAGGATGACTGT tTGTGCTGGTCTATGCCGGTATGAAGGTAGAAGATCTGGGCATTGTTCCATTAGCCTTAGTGTTCCACTTTTAAAATTGAGACCAAGAAAGGATCTGGTTGAAACTCTTCTG CATGAAATGATACATGCCTTCCTGTTCCTAACCAACAATAATAGAGATAGGGATGGCCATGGCCCGGAATTTCAGTACCACATGCACAGAATCAACCAAGAAAGTGGAACCAAAATCACA ATTTATCACAGTTTCCATGATGAAGTCAAACTCTACAAACAGCACTGGTGGAAGTGTAATGGCCCTTGTCAACATAGGCCTCCATTTCATGGTCTTGTGAAGCGCTCAATGAATAGGGCACCAGGTCCTAATGATATCTGGTGGGCTCAACATCAGGCCACTTGTGGTGGTTCCTATGTAAAAATCAAAGAACCTGAAGGCTATGgtgtcaaaaagaaaaaaaaaatagatgagAATAAAGCAGGACcag ACtccaaaaagcaaaaaatggaaatgccGTCGGGTTCACGTGATATACGTGGCTTTCTAGCTTCTCCTACCTCAGGCCCTTCAACTAATAAAGCATTAGCGGCTGCTGCGAATGTCGCAAATCCTCTGCCAAAACTACAGTCGAACACCACGAAAGGGAAATCGACAACTGGATTTTCGGGCAAAAAAGCAAGTCCTGCCAAGGGCAAACcgatatctggatattttggCACACCCAGCAATCCTAGTAAAGGAAAAACAGTTACAGGCTTCGTAGGGATggtaaaaaacaaaggcaGTTCGACCGTAACCATTACATCAGCGTCCTCTGGATCAGCAAAAACAGTCAAACCGGAAGATGCGAGACCGACGCAAGGAGGCATCGTATCTAAGCCAACATCTTTGTCATCTTTTATTCCTTTCACTGGGCAAGGAAATCTTTTAGGTGGTTGTCCACAAAAAATTAGTATTCCGTCCACGTCCGGAGCTAAACAATCAACGTCATCCATCACAAAGGAAACTGCCAAGGTCGTTGAGATAGTCCTAGACGACAGTCACAACGACGACAGCCCCGAAGAGAAACAAGTACCTTGTCCCATTTGTCAATCGTTTGTCGCCCTTAGTCAAATCAACACTCATTTAGATTCATGTTTGAAGTGA
- the LOC130701524 gene encoding 33 kDa inner dynein arm light chain, axonemal-like encodes MSERLAGASFSLLKYDNPVLFRESSDATKKKTSELPQLQTATGPNGGSTSRSVTTTSGPVPDPPSPPGGGKNRDIIRREAQDAINAILPPKEWTEDDQIWRQLVSSTPATRLDVLALQEQLDSRLKQRQAREIGICPIRRELYSQCFDELIRQVTVSCSERGFLLARVRDELNLTLLSYQTLYESSLAFGVRKALQAEIGRGEMEEQIEQLKHVEQQLECQKTELKVELERNAKRAQEDMESLKQQHAQEVESLQQSNKQLKELLEGVLTGNK; translated from the exons ATGTCGGAACGTTTGGCAGGAGCTTCGTTTTCCTTGCTGAAATATGATAATCCCGTGCTATTTCGGGAGTCTAGTGACGCCACCAAGAAGAAG ACTAGCGAATTACCTCAGTTACAAACAGCCACTGGACCAAATGGCGGAAGTACCAGTCGATCCGTCACTACCACTTCGGGTCCGGTTCCAGATCCGCCCTCGCCGCCGGGTGGAGGCAAGAATCGCGATATTATTCGACGTGAAGCGCAAGATGCCATCAACGCAATTCTTCCTCCCAAGGAATGGACCGAAGACGACCAGATATGGCGCCAGCTG GTCTCGAGTACGCCGGCCACGCGACTTGACGTCCTCGCTCTGCAGGAACAGCTGGACTCGAGGCTCAAACAGCGGCAGGCACGTGAAATTGGTATCTGCCCCATCAGAAGAGAACTCTACTCCCAATGTTTCG ACGAACTCATCCGCCAAGTAACGGTTAGCTGCTCTGAAAGAGGATTCCTCCTGGCTAGGGTCCGAGACGAACTCAACTTGACACTGTTGTCGTACCAGACCTTGTACGAAAGCAGTCTGGCCTTCGGTGTGCGCAAAGCATTACAAGCGGAGATCGGACGAGGTGAAATGGAGGAACAAATCGAACAGCTAAAGCACGTTGAACAGCAGCTTGAATGTCAAAAGACGGAGCTTAAGGTCGAACTTGAGCGCAACGCGAAGCGAGCTCAAGAGGACATGGAATCACTCAAACAACAGCACGCGCAAGAAGTAGAATCTTTACAACAATCCAACAAACAACTCAAG gAACTTTTGGAAGGTGTCCTTACgggaaacaaataa